ctattattttttttaaaagtactTTATCTCTAGATTATAACTTACAATATAAGtggataaataatataaatataaataattgaaTTAATTGAATTTAGAGTTAGGGTACTAAAAAATAATCGAAAGCTATTACTCTATCCTGTTAAGATAATTCTATCTCAGCTTCCCCATCAgaataacttttacacatgatgaagatgatatgATGAAGGTTAGGGTTAAGATTGCGTTATCTTATCTTTTTaacgcaacaaacaacagattaTAGTAGAATATGACTACATTATTTTATCGAGCTTATCTTATCCACTAAGACCTAAAGGTCAACCAACACACTTGAGGAAAATTTATTTATGTGGTGAAATAATAGAATTAGAAAGATGGCTTTTAGGGTGTAAGTGCATCCTAAGTCTTGCACTCTGTAGGAGAGAAAAATAACTATTATAATAGGTAATGGTTACTTGCTAAAACAATCCCCATATTTTGATAATTCCAATTTGACCCACCTTCCTTTCAAATTCAAACAATATTCTCCAAAGTTTTACTTCCACACTCAAGTAGGGGTGACGATAGTGGTTAGTGCAATTGGCTTTTGCGATGGTTGAGATGATGGTAAGAGTAGAACGACAAGGTGGACAAGGGTTGCTCTTATGGGGTTCTGTAGTGAAGTGAATGTTTCATGACAACCCAATATAATTCTCTGATTGCCTCCATCCTCCACCCTCTGTTCCCACTAGGGGTGTTCAAAAACTGGATATGGTTAAAACCAAACCATATCCACTTTAAAACCAGTTTTACAATTTGGATTTTTTAACCGATCCAGTTTTGATATCTTAAACCGGTTTAAACCGGTTATAAAACCGGTTTTTAATCTGGATCCGGATTTAACCGAATTTAACCAGTTTAAAACCGGTTATGTTTAAAACCGGTTTTAAACCAGTTTTAAAATCCGGATTTAGTTCAGaaatcagtttttaaaactggaTTTGATTGAAAAACCGGATTTAGAACCGGATTTTAAAATTGGATTTGGTTCAAACCGGATTTTAAAACTGGATTTTGAAACTATAATTGGTCATTTCATTTTTCTAATATGATATACGGTCAAATTTGTCTAAGATGATGGActaaaaaacgtgaatataacTTTTATGAGTTTCCCGTAACACGAAGAATAGGATGAACATACACCAAATGAAATTAGGATgaacataaaaataaagaaaaaccgGTTGGAATTTTGGGTGGCGGCGGCAAGATTTTTGGGCGGCGGCGAGTTGGATtggaattgggaattagggttctttCATGGTTGAAACATGGAATTGAATTTGGGTTTTGGAAATTGGAAGTAAAACCGGTTATGAATTAGGAATATGAATAATGGaatattgaatttttaaaaatattgacTTTGGTTTTGGATATGGTAATCCGGTTTTTTAACCAAATTTAAAAACTGGATATCCATATTGGTATCCACTTTAAAAACtggataaattaaaaccggttTTATATGAAACCGGATTTTCTGGATATGGTTATGGTTTGGTTATGGATTGGTTATTGAAACCAGATTTTTTGAACACCCCTGGTTCCCACCTCTTTGCCACCTTATCTAGTTCTTTTATGACCCCACCAACTCCGAGACGCTTTAGCACCGCAAGTGCCCTAAGTGCCATGAACTCGATTCGTGGAACATACACTTCTCAATATTACAACACCTGGAAGATACGAGGTGGTTAAGGACATACATATATCTAGCTTGTAATATGTggtcatttttttttgacagttgTAATATGTGGTCATTGATATGACATTTTTCAGATAGCTAAATATTACACTAATTTACCAAGTATATAAACTCCATTAGCTACCAATTATCGGGTTGATGATTGGGCACCAATTGCACTTAATTAACCATTTTAAGGGGggaagggtagctcacttggtgagctaagggaatGAAGGGATTTATAGGGTGAAGGGACATGGTTCGAATCCTGGTGaagaaactaatttactaacaattaacaattaacattggcctatcaaaaaaaaaattaatcatttttAAAAGTACCGTTAACCAGAAACATCTCGCGGTACTTTTTAAAGAATCTTAGAAACAAAGAAGAATGTGTTTGAAAGCAGAGAAGATTGAATTCCAATTACACTTCGAAGCACCTCGAGGAGAATCACACACAAAACATCCTAAACCCATCACTATAATTCTTAATACTTAAAGGGGCATTCTACAAACCCAACTTTTATTTCCGCGATCGTACAAATAACAAAAAACCGGACAACTAGTAATAGGTAAGCGATCCTGGCCGtccaataaaaaatgaatatatCCAATTGTTTAAACATGTGTTACACAATTTGCAACTTAGAAACAGTCTCATTGTTCATGTGAAAATTTAAGAGCATTAGATTGTTGATGGCAAAGTAAGAGCATAATTCTAAACAAATTATAATCTATAAATAGATACCCAAAAGAAGCAATTGTTTTTTATTCTAATCCAGTCGAAGATAAAGTTACAGCAGCATCCATGGGTACTTTATAATAAGGGTACTTATAAGGAAAACAGAAACAAAAGGCACTCATTAGCAAGTAAACACAGACCTCGAGGGAAACTAGCTCACATTTCATAAGACACCCCCTTTGTATGTTGGAAGTTTTGTGAGTCAAATTAGATTCTTTTTCTAGTAAACATACAAAGGGgtctttacttttattttatgcCTTGGCTTGTAAGAAACCAGAGAGTGACAGAAGAGAGAGAGCTTGCTGAACACTTTGGCTTCATCGGATGTTAAATGACTTATAGCCAGAACTCCCTGGCAGGTTCATCTGAACTCTTCCCCTCTCATCAGCAATCCTGCACTGTGTTGTTTCCTTAGGGTGAAGATGGCCTTTGCTGCCCTCATTGCTGGCTTCCGGGTTGCTTTTCCGGCGTCGCTCGTTGTGTCCGGCCAACCGCCTCCGGCAGCTTCTCTTAGCTTCATCAAACTCCGCCAGGTCATGAAACCTGCACAACACAAGACTCATCATAATTTCTAATGAACATTGGAAGGAAACACTAGCTTAAAGCTTGGAAAATTTGACTTTGCTTCTCCCCAGCAAAACTAACATGGAAAGAGAAGTGAAAAGGTCTAAGCTCTTAAAAAGTGTTTCTGTTAAATGTATAGAACTTGTTTATAGGCATGAGGTAGAGATCAAACCATATCTTTTATATGAGTAGATTGTAACATGACATGATCTCAGTGTGTGTTAGAAAAACTGGTAAATTTTCACATTTGAGAAAGAAGTAATTTTGGGAGAAGCTACAAGGAGTAGTTTTAGGTTGAAGTGATCCGGGAGAGTTATAGCATCTTTGGATCAACTTGTACTTCTCTATAATCAATTGGCACTTcgaagctactcacataagtttcttcttagaattgattttggtctTAGAATCAACTGTAGAAGGATTTCTTAATGCATGTCTTGAGACTCTtctacaattaattatgaagccagaatcaattctggaaagaatcttctGTATGTAGCTTATAGGTGTTAAAATTGATTATCAGaaactaatccaaacatgctcttAAAAGTGGATCCAAACATCTTGTCAGTTGAAAGTGTTAGTGCTAGTGTTAGCTTTTCccttataataatataattattagtTTCATGAACAAATGGACTAAAAACAGATGATAGACTAGGAAGACCAACTTATTATATAGTGGTAGAAACAACACAAATTGACTTTAATAGAAAATGCTCTATATGAATTAGGAATGAACACCTGCTACATTGCTGGCAAAACCTCTGCCTCAGCCCTGCAACCACCACAACTGGTGCCTTGGAATGAAACTCACACACCTTATGGCGGCGATGGTATCTCTTTGCATCAGTCAAATCAGCACCACATCTCTCAGCTTGGCATGAAGGTGGAGAaacccctccaccaccacttgATCCTCTTCtccctttcttcttctcttcttctgtgaaaataacatcaccaccaccagtttcatcttcctcttctactTCATTTTCCATGTCTTCTTCAACTGTCTTGTTCTTTCTCACCTTCTCCATCATCAATGTTCTCTTCCTCTCAATACTCCTGGCCTCCATTGTGAGGTATGACAAAGAGGTGAAGATGACAATGATGAAGAGTATAATGGAGAAGCAAGTGAAGTGGTAGAACCTGGCCTTTTGGGAGCAATGAAGTGAAAGAGGGAGTTTATAGGAAGCAGAAAGGCAAGAAAGAAGGTACAAAAGGTGTGGACCACTGGTTCCATTTTGTTAATTGTGTGCTTTATTGTTATTAGTATAGGGTATGGGAATAGTGTATAGAGGACGGTCTTGGAGATGGGTTTTGTCGTTAATACTTAATAATAAGCTAATAATGGAAAGTTTTAATCTTGATTCTTGCACTAAAGTGAGAAGTGGGTATTGATGTTGAATGCATGGTGTGTTGAAAGTGATAGTGCTGCTGTCACATAACACTAAGCGCGTATTGATAAACCCTTAAAGGAATTACAAATGGGAAGAGAATTTTCAATTTTGCTTCTGTTTGTTCTTATTTggttatagcatgtttggaaatcctaaTAGAATTGTTGATAAAGATAGAATTAATTGtgagaaaaaataagttgatccaaacatgtacGACGCACATGAAGGACCCATATCACATGCATGTCCTTCCCCTTGCCTTCAATTCTTCATAGttacaaaataataaatagAATAATTTCCATAAATGAATGTAACTTCCAACAAACTCTGCATGATTAAAACAATCAGAAAGAAAGTAGCAACAAGTCTAGTATGGACTTCTATAAAGGAGGCTTGATATGCAAAGAAAGATTCCAACAAGAATAAGAATTCATAGATCAATCAAAACTAATCTATAAAAAGAAAGTTATCAGCACTGGTTTTCCACTGCCACTTTGACAATTACTTGCACTGAACATACATACATAAGGATTTTTGGTGGATGATAAGCACCTTGAGAGAATAATACCATAAAATCTAGTTTGTAATAGTTGGGGAGCAAACGGcctataaaccccacattaaaATCTCATATTATCACCATTTGCGCCGCTCGTTTGCAGCTGAGAGAACAATGGAAGACTCTGACACCAATTAAAAAGAACATTGAAAGAACCATACCACCAAAGCAAACAATTATATTTGCGAAGCCCAATGTCGTATAAACGTCACATTAAGAAatgaaggaaatcaattccgtgagtattattgataatgaaataccctatatatacaacttacctagttgactaacaataaatattaaaccctaattacaggcgtaattacaaagagaatcaataatatcctattctatcacacccccgcagtcgaagcgggaggttcaccgacgctgagactggaacgaaaatcatcaaaaagaacCCGAGGTAGGCCCTTGGTAAAAATGTCCGCAATCTGATGacgggaaggaacatgaaggacgcgAGCCTGGCCACGCGCGACCTTTTCCCGAACAAAGTGGATATCCATCTCAATATGTTTGGTACGCTGATGATGCACTGGATTCCCAGAGaggtagatggcactaacattgtcacagtggaccaatgttgcctgagagagaggaaaatgaagctccataagtaaattgcggatccagcaggactcggagacaacattagcaacacctcgatattcagcttcagcactagagtgagagagagtgggTTGCCGCTTGGAGGACCAAGATATGAGGTTGTCACCGAGGAAAA
This portion of the Lotus japonicus ecotype B-129 chromosome 3, LjGifu_v1.2 genome encodes:
- the LOC130748151 gene encoding squamosa promoter-binding-like protein 3, with translation MEARSIERKRTLMMEKVRKNKTVEEDMENEVEEEDETGGGDVIFTEEEKKKGRRGSSGGGGVSPPSCQAERCGADLTDAKRYHRRHKVCEFHSKAPVVVVAGLRQRFCQQCSRFHDLAEFDEAKRSCRRRLAGHNERRRKSNPEASNEGSKGHLHPKETTQCRIADERGRVQMNLPGSSGYKSFNIR